In Paractinoplanes brasiliensis, the following proteins share a genomic window:
- a CDS encoding peroxidase family protein, producing the protein MRHTRTGYYIAGEGTVGDGLRGRHWTKEPLRAFRFSRMGPKGSSVDRAVLEKVAKAMTAQVRPAPEDARPDVPPVPAGYTYLSQFVGHDLTMDRTGGRLDEQVSLRDLVQGRSPALDLDSVYGRGPDDADDDRFYAPDRVRFKVGITAAITGAGTDVNLNGYDLPRVTHGETKAERQAPLIADPRNDQNLLLAQTHLAFLHFHNRVVDQLIHDGLRGPALFRAARETVVRHYQWVVLTDVLPRVVQPSILRDVFTHGRRFFEVGETDTPTLPIEFAVAAYRFGHSMIRRSYDWNRVFDGERGTLPLMFVFTGLSGNFDPAAADVNDQESGLFERLPTNWAVDWRRLYDFAGENGRPDLAAPAGVNLARPVSTVLVDPLDMLPEGAFGGAGTDPEKIELNQAFRDLARAATMDLADGQQMAELLGVRPLSPEQILAGRHGAVLDDLTSSERTAFAENTPLWFYLLREAELAGGRLDGVGGRIVAEVFHRVLEASRTSIVRDRSWRPTLGPSRDTFRMTDLLLFAFQGRADLLAPLGDSAPL; encoded by the coding sequence ATGAGGCATACGCGCACGGGCTACTACATCGCCGGCGAAGGGACGGTGGGCGACGGTCTGCGTGGTCGTCACTGGACGAAGGAGCCGCTGCGCGCGTTCCGCTTCTCCCGGATGGGGCCCAAGGGCTCGTCTGTCGACCGCGCCGTGCTCGAGAAGGTGGCGAAGGCAATGACGGCCCAGGTTCGGCCGGCGCCGGAGGACGCGCGACCGGACGTGCCGCCGGTTCCCGCCGGATACACCTACCTGTCGCAGTTCGTCGGACACGATCTGACGATGGACCGCACCGGCGGCCGCCTGGACGAACAGGTTTCGCTGCGGGACCTGGTCCAGGGCCGGTCGCCCGCGCTCGACCTGGACTCGGTGTACGGGCGCGGGCCCGACGATGCGGACGACGACCGGTTCTACGCGCCCGACCGGGTCCGGTTCAAGGTCGGCATCACCGCGGCCATCACCGGCGCCGGGACCGACGTCAACCTCAACGGGTACGACCTGCCACGGGTCACCCACGGCGAGACCAAGGCCGAGCGGCAGGCCCCGCTGATCGCCGACCCTCGCAACGATCAGAACCTGCTCCTGGCCCAGACTCACTTGGCCTTCCTGCACTTCCACAACCGGGTCGTCGACCAGCTGATTCACGACGGACTGCGCGGCCCGGCCCTGTTCCGGGCGGCCCGTGAGACAGTGGTGCGCCACTACCAGTGGGTGGTCCTCACCGACGTGCTGCCCCGCGTCGTGCAGCCGTCGATCCTGCGCGACGTCTTCACCCACGGCCGCCGGTTCTTCGAGGTCGGCGAGACCGACACGCCGACGTTGCCGATCGAGTTCGCCGTCGCCGCCTACCGCTTCGGGCACAGCATGATCCGGCGCAGCTACGACTGGAACCGCGTCTTCGACGGCGAGCGCGGCACGCTGCCGTTGATGTTCGTCTTCACAGGTCTCAGCGGCAACTTCGATCCGGCCGCGGCGGATGTCAACGATCAGGAATCCGGCCTGTTCGAGCGCCTTCCGACCAACTGGGCGGTGGACTGGCGGCGCCTGTACGACTTCGCCGGGGAGAACGGCCGGCCCGACCTGGCGGCGCCGGCCGGCGTCAACCTCGCCCGTCCGGTCTCGACCGTCCTGGTCGATCCGCTTGACATGTTGCCCGAAGGCGCCTTCGGCGGCGCCGGCACCGACCCCGAGAAGATCGAGCTCAATCAGGCCTTCCGCGACCTGGCCCGCGCCGCCACCATGGACCTGGCCGACGGCCAGCAGATGGCGGAGTTGCTGGGCGTGCGCCCGCTCAGCCCCGAACAGATCCTCGCCGGTCGGCACGGGGCCGTCCTGGACGACCTCACCAGCTCCGAGCGCACCGCCTTCGCCGAGAACACCCCGCTGTGGTTCTACCTCCTGCGGGAAGCCGAGCTGGCCGGCGGGCGGCTCGACGGCGTCGGCGGCCGCATCGTGGCCGAGGTCTTCCACCGGGTGCTGGAGGCCAGCCGCACGTCGATCGTCCGTGACCGTTCCTGGCGGCCGACCCTGGGACCGTCGCGGGACACGTTCCGCATGACCGATCTGCTGCTGTTCGCCTTCCAGGGCCGCGCGGATCTGCTGGCTCCGCTCGGCGACTCCGCGCCTCTCTGA
- a CDS encoding neutral zinc metallopeptidase, which produces MRRLLPLVAVVLTLAGCSRTVAGRAVPEMWTADRVAGLAITDGPSGLRENAPAPRAEVTGAGDGQIDRLATAAVEDVQQFWINEFPSLGRGEYRPVANLLSYDSAIGAGKACGAETRGLVNAFHCPSEDLVAWDRGELLPDLTERFGDMAVVTVMAHEIGHAVQSRLSVSGRTILLEQQADCYTGAYFRLVAAGESSRFTLSTGPGLNQVLTTMFFIRDSPGTAVDAPDAHGNAFDRVSAFQAGFGEGPARCARMDESEVDRRVTQETTESATADEGQLRPSDPGARADLEATVRAVFGPDQPPLTTEPVCGDAPASFCPDQGVVALDLEALDRIAAPARDGGLGDFAAFAEMVSRLALAREDRSGRPVEGLVAAQGAACLTGAWAAAIGPGDGQALSLSPGDLDEAVAEMLGRQSRIAADVTGVAVPSGFARVDAFRTGFNRGVEVCANLGR; this is translated from the coding sequence ATGCGACGCCTGCTACCGCTGGTCGCTGTGGTGCTGACCCTGGCCGGATGCAGCCGCACGGTGGCCGGTCGAGCCGTGCCGGAGATGTGGACCGCCGACCGGGTGGCCGGGTTGGCCATCACCGACGGCCCGAGTGGGCTGCGGGAGAACGCGCCCGCACCACGGGCCGAGGTCACCGGGGCCGGGGACGGGCAGATCGACCGGCTCGCCACCGCGGCGGTCGAGGACGTGCAGCAGTTCTGGATCAACGAGTTTCCCTCCCTGGGCCGGGGCGAGTATCGACCGGTGGCCAACCTGCTCTCTTATGACTCCGCCATCGGCGCCGGCAAGGCGTGCGGCGCCGAGACCCGAGGGCTGGTCAATGCCTTCCACTGCCCGTCCGAGGATCTGGTCGCGTGGGACCGGGGTGAGCTGTTGCCCGATCTGACCGAACGCTTCGGCGACATGGCCGTGGTCACGGTGATGGCGCACGAGATCGGGCACGCGGTCCAGTCCCGTCTCAGTGTGAGCGGCCGTACGATCCTGCTGGAGCAACAGGCGGACTGCTACACCGGCGCCTATTTCCGGCTCGTGGCCGCGGGCGAGTCGTCGCGGTTCACCCTGTCCACCGGCCCGGGCCTGAACCAGGTGCTGACGACAATGTTCTTCATCCGGGACTCCCCCGGCACGGCCGTCGACGCCCCCGACGCGCACGGAAACGCCTTCGACCGCGTGTCGGCGTTCCAGGCCGGTTTCGGGGAGGGACCGGCCCGGTGCGCCCGGATGGACGAGTCCGAGGTGGACCGCCGGGTCACCCAGGAGACCACCGAGAGCGCCACCGCCGACGAGGGCCAGCTACGGCCGAGTGATCCCGGCGCCCGCGCCGATCTCGAAGCCACCGTGCGCGCGGTGTTCGGACCCGACCAGCCACCGCTCACCACCGAGCCGGTCTGTGGCGACGCGCCGGCCTCGTTCTGCCCGGATCAGGGGGTCGTCGCGCTGGACCTGGAAGCGCTCGATCGCATCGCCGCTCCAGCCCGGGACGGCGGGCTCGGTGACTTCGCCGCCTTCGCCGAGATGGTGTCCCGTCTCGCGCTGGCCCGGGAGGACCGCTCGGGCCGGCCGGTCGAGGGCCTGGTCGCCGCCCAGGGCGCCGCCTGCCTGACCGGGGCTTGGGCCGCGGCCATCGGCCCCGGGGACGGGCAGGCGCTGAGCCTGTCCCCCGGTGACCTGGACGAGGCCGTGGCCGAGATGCTCGGCCGGCAGTCCCGGATCGCGGCCGATGTCACCGGTGTGGCCGTGCCCTCCGGGTTCGCCCGGGTCGACGCCTTCCGCACAGGCTTCAACCGTGGTGTCGAGGTTTGCGCGAACCTCGGTCGCTGA
- a CDS encoding alpha/beta hydrolase yields MKLLDDHSDFVTAAHAAQAAVAADAADPAVRSQSRSRLLSHGSRTPRAVLLLHGYTHGPEQMDALAGDFHARGYNVWVPRAPGHGTTDSRDHRRVKTGDLTAYATRGLGITAALGDEVGVVGISAGAILATWLTLQGGPAVNRLLLLSPFFGPAPGRVPAPLLRPLTFLYSRSLLPDRVTSRGYSLRSVSRYLAISRHLATPARPAGLQSIAVAISALDDVVDTAAATAVPARVGAAGGVVVRTLVLPESIGLGHDTLALAGRPDAAALREQYLRLYEAGRTTASTPWPGLINSAYRIGTAARTGDHAAAADQNE; encoded by the coding sequence ATGAAACTCCTCGACGACCACTCGGACTTCGTGACGGCCGCTCACGCTGCGCAGGCTGCCGTCGCGGCGGACGCTGCCGATCCCGCCGTCCGGTCGCAGTCGCGCAGCCGTCTGCTCAGCCACGGATCGCGGACTCCGCGGGCGGTGCTCTTGCTCCACGGCTACACGCACGGTCCCGAGCAGATGGACGCGCTCGCCGGTGACTTCCACGCGCGGGGCTACAACGTCTGGGTCCCGCGGGCGCCGGGCCACGGTACGACCGATTCCCGGGACCACCGCCGCGTCAAGACCGGCGATCTCACCGCGTACGCGACCCGGGGCCTCGGCATCACGGCCGCGCTCGGCGACGAGGTCGGTGTCGTCGGCATCTCGGCCGGCGCGATCCTGGCCACCTGGTTGACGCTGCAGGGCGGCCCGGCCGTGAACCGGCTGCTGTTGCTCTCGCCGTTCTTCGGCCCTGCTCCGGGCCGGGTGCCGGCCCCGCTGCTGCGGCCCCTGACCTTCCTGTACAGCCGGAGCCTTCTGCCGGACCGGGTCACCAGCCGCGGGTACTCGCTGCGGTCGGTCAGCCGGTACCTGGCGATCAGCCGTCACCTCGCCACCCCGGCCCGGCCGGCCGGTCTGCAGTCGATCGCCGTGGCCATCAGCGCGCTCGACGACGTGGTCGACACGGCGGCGGCGACGGCTGTGCCGGCCCGCGTCGGCGCCGCCGGCGGGGTCGTGGTGCGGACCCTCGTGCTGCCGGAATCGATCGGTCTCGGCCACGACACCCTGGCCCTGGCCGGTCGGCCGGACGCGGCCGCGCTGCGCGAGCAGTACCTCAGGCTCTACGAGGCGGGCCGGACCACGGCGAGCACGCCCTGGCCCGGCCTCATCAACTCGGCCTACCGGATTGGCACGGCCGCGCGAACGGGGGATCACGCGGCTGCGGCCGATCAGAACGAGTAG
- a CDS encoding dioxygenase family protein — translation MLETDPLSEALTTYGGRCGISGGFTAGEGPWAVRFRGGRQLPVIVRGPGWLLADGAAPERLENEGLTLPSGRVPFVLASDPGVEPRDADQLLHSRPGLIVPLGGEQMVGLIRQAGSGPDERLLDALPPVVRVRDAPAVRYPIDRIVHELSRRAPGFAHITEQYAQALMADVLRSVLDSRDLADAGWLRLYADAELWPALALIHDQPAESAHRHGSPLGLLGPFYLPGAPRLEPPNVMPRRPDEKGETLIFRGAVHSTTGEPLPAAEFDMWQADADGNYSGMVPGIPPWNLRGRFGAAADGTFEVTTIQPAPYPVPGDGPIGSVLRELGRHLYRPAHLHLQVTAPDHEVLTIQLYFADGDYLASDAANAVRDGLIVPVELTGDVRIATYDFVLEPLLTE, via the coding sequence GTGCTCGAGACCGATCCGTTGTCCGAGGCGCTGACCACCTATGGTGGACGGTGCGGGATCTCCGGGGGATTCACCGCGGGCGAGGGTCCTTGGGCTGTGCGCTTCCGTGGCGGCAGGCAGCTGCCGGTGATCGTCCGTGGCCCGGGCTGGCTGCTCGCCGACGGTGCAGCCCCGGAGCGCCTGGAGAACGAGGGACTGACCCTGCCCAGCGGGCGGGTGCCGTTCGTTCTGGCCAGCGACCCGGGGGTCGAGCCCCGGGACGCCGACCAACTCCTGCACAGCCGGCCAGGTCTGATCGTCCCGCTCGGGGGTGAGCAGATGGTAGGCCTCATCAGGCAGGCCGGGAGCGGCCCCGATGAGCGGCTTCTCGACGCTTTGCCGCCCGTGGTCCGGGTCCGCGACGCTCCGGCCGTCCGATATCCGATCGACCGGATAGTCCACGAGCTGTCCCGGCGGGCTCCGGGTTTCGCGCACATCACCGAGCAGTACGCGCAGGCCCTCATGGCCGACGTCCTGCGATCCGTACTGGACTCGCGCGACCTGGCCGACGCCGGCTGGTTACGCCTCTACGCGGACGCGGAGTTGTGGCCCGCCCTGGCCCTGATCCACGACCAGCCGGCCGAGAGCGCCCACCGCCACGGCAGTCCGCTCGGCCTGCTGGGGCCGTTCTATCTGCCGGGCGCCCCGCGCCTCGAGCCGCCGAACGTGATGCCGCGGCGGCCGGACGAGAAGGGCGAGACCCTGATTTTCCGAGGCGCCGTGCACTCGACCACCGGCGAGCCGTTGCCCGCGGCGGAGTTCGACATGTGGCAGGCCGACGCCGACGGCAACTACTCAGGGATGGTGCCGGGCATCCCGCCGTGGAATTTGCGGGGCCGGTTCGGCGCCGCCGCCGACGGCACCTTCGAGGTGACGACCATTCAGCCGGCACCCTACCCGGTTCCCGGGGACGGCCCGATCGGCAGCGTCCTGCGGGAGCTCGGACGGCACCTCTACCGGCCGGCCCACCTGCACCTTCAGGTGACTGCCCCGGACCACGAGGTGCTCACCATCCAGCTTTACTTCGCCGACGGGGACTATCTCGCCAGCGACGCCGCCAACGCGGTGCGCGACGGGCTCATCGTGCCGGTCGAGCTGACCGGGGACGTACGGATCGCGACCTATGACTTCGTGCTCGAGCCGCTGCTGACCGAGTGA
- a CDS encoding protein kinase domain-containing protein, which translates to MSRPPHNLVADRYRLVSSIGEGGMGRVWHARDELLGRDVAVKEITPEGLTRTELGDLHERTIREARAIAQINHPAVVRIFDVVTDGGTPWIVMELIWAQSLQAVLEHDGPLTPAETARIGLAVLSGLGAAHRAGILHRDVKPANVLLTEDGRVVLTDFGLAVLAGDSSMTRTGVVLGSPSYLAPERGLDEPAGAQADLWSLGATLYAAVEGRPPYQKSHPMATLTALMTEPPPVSERAGALGPVLTALLVKDPAERADADETERLLREALAGGSPTLATPSPEPPSPAPAQEPPTADAPKRRARWLIPAVVALALAGGVAVARPFTPVTSTGAPAASVSSVPAGPVGPSASGRPVPGAPSSGPDGPSASRPGRPPSDPVPAPVVVAPPASSRPPVAPRTTGPTPPAAAPATTDVAVGSPIWNHGTSTCLHLPGRGREVQLWSCDGSDNQKFDFPGDGTLRVLGQCVQAASTETGARLRGARCTGSAQQRFVLNAAQDLILLPADKCVDVPDGNSANGVPAQIWTCAGTDNQKWN; encoded by the coding sequence ATGTCCCGTCCCCCGCACAACCTCGTGGCCGACCGTTACCGCCTGGTCAGCAGCATCGGCGAAGGAGGCATGGGCCGGGTCTGGCACGCCCGCGACGAACTGCTCGGCCGGGACGTCGCCGTCAAGGAGATCACGCCCGAGGGCCTGACCCGCACCGAGCTGGGCGACCTGCATGAACGAACCATCCGCGAGGCCCGGGCGATCGCCCAGATCAACCACCCGGCGGTGGTGCGCATCTTTGACGTCGTGACCGACGGCGGCACGCCGTGGATCGTCATGGAGCTCATCTGGGCGCAGTCCCTGCAAGCGGTGCTCGAGCATGACGGACCCCTGACCCCGGCCGAGACGGCTCGGATCGGGCTGGCGGTGCTGAGCGGCCTGGGCGCGGCGCACCGGGCCGGCATCCTGCACCGTGACGTCAAGCCGGCCAACGTGCTGCTGACCGAGGACGGCCGGGTAGTGCTGACCGACTTCGGGCTGGCCGTCCTGGCCGGTGACTCGTCCATGACCCGCACCGGGGTCGTGCTGGGCTCGCCGTCATACCTGGCGCCCGAACGCGGCCTGGACGAACCGGCGGGCGCCCAGGCCGACCTGTGGTCGCTCGGCGCCACGCTCTACGCCGCCGTCGAGGGCCGGCCGCCGTACCAGAAGTCACATCCGATGGCGACCCTGACCGCCCTGATGACGGAGCCGCCGCCGGTGTCGGAACGGGCCGGTGCCCTCGGGCCGGTGCTGACCGCCCTGCTGGTCAAGGACCCGGCGGAGCGCGCCGACGCCGACGAGACGGAACGCCTGCTGCGCGAGGCACTCGCGGGCGGCTCACCGACGCTGGCGACACCGTCTCCGGAGCCGCCTTCGCCGGCGCCGGCACAGGAGCCGCCCACGGCCGACGCCCCGAAGCGCCGGGCGCGCTGGCTGATCCCGGCCGTGGTCGCGCTGGCGCTGGCGGGCGGCGTGGCCGTGGCCCGGCCGTTCACGCCGGTCACCTCGACCGGGGCCCCGGCGGCGTCGGTCTCGTCCGTGCCGGCCGGGCCGGTCGGGCCGTCGGCGTCCGGCCGTCCGGTGCCGGGCGCGCCGTCCAGCGGCCCGGACGGCCCGTCCGCCTCGCGCCCGGGCCGTCCCCCGTCCGATCCGGTGCCGGCCCCGGTCGTCGTCGCTCCGCCGGCCTCGAGCCGTCCGCCGGTCGCGCCTCGCACCACCGGCCCCACTCCACCCGCGGCCGCCCCGGCCACCACCGACGTCGCCGTCGGCAGTCCGATCTGGAACCACGGTACGAGCACGTGCCTGCACCTGCCGGGCCGCGGCCGCGAGGTACAGCTGTGGTCGTGCGACGGCTCGGACAATCAGAAATTCGACTTCCCGGGCGACGGGACGCTCCGAGTGCTCGGCCAGTGCGTGCAGGCCGCGTCGACCGAGACCGGCGCCCGGCTGCGGGGCGCCCGCTGCACCGGATCGGCCCAGCAGCGGTTCGTCCTCAACGCGGCCCAGGACCTCATCCTTCTCCCGGCCGACAAATGCGTAGACGTGCCCGACGGAAACAGCGCGAACGGTGTGCCGGCCCAGATCTGGACATGCGCCGGCACCGATAACCAGAAGTGGAACTGA
- a CDS encoding penicillin-binding transpeptidase domain-containing protein: MRSRRASAALLTAVMLGSGVAACGSGGAGGALDDFLDAWPIGTATGPVEVVTLREADFSKVEKVLRKLRGVTLNAQKRELAPSRMFARALLGTVDPVTADDLKADPGTLAAGDDAGHGGLQQRYDSRLRGTPALAVVIERDGRDEPVELHRTEPVEGTPVRTTIDQPTQVAADRATAAESRPSSLVAVRISDSAVLAGAAGLQSASTAVGLGSEWDLGVKAFSGTVSAAGDPAELAQAAFGQGQTAVSPIAMAGATAAVARGRFLQPRLVLDPAPAEPAADGAALDKDAVSALKRLMREVVTSGTGRGLNNVEGGPVFGKTGSAEFDNSSTETHAWFVGWQGDIAFAVLVENGGAGAETAVPIVRRFLTGLNG; encoded by the coding sequence ATGAGAAGCCGGCGGGCGTCGGCGGCCCTGCTCACCGCGGTGATGCTCGGATCCGGCGTGGCCGCCTGCGGCTCCGGCGGCGCCGGGGGCGCGCTGGACGATTTCCTCGATGCCTGGCCGATCGGCACCGCCACCGGCCCGGTCGAGGTCGTCACCCTGCGGGAGGCTGACTTCTCGAAGGTCGAGAAGGTGCTGCGGAAGCTGCGTGGGGTCACGCTGAACGCGCAGAAGCGCGAGCTGGCACCGAGCCGGATGTTCGCCCGCGCCCTGCTCGGTACCGTCGACCCGGTCACGGCCGACGACCTCAAGGCCGACCCGGGAACCCTGGCCGCCGGGGACGACGCCGGGCACGGTGGCCTGCAGCAGCGATACGACAGCAGGCTGCGCGGCACGCCGGCGCTCGCCGTGGTGATCGAACGCGACGGCCGGGACGAGCCGGTCGAGCTGCATCGCACCGAGCCGGTCGAAGGCACGCCGGTCCGGACCACGATCGATCAGCCGACCCAGGTCGCGGCCGACCGCGCGACCGCCGCCGAGTCACGGCCGAGCTCACTGGTCGCCGTCCGAATCAGCGATTCGGCCGTGCTGGCGGGCGCGGCCGGCCTGCAGTCCGCATCCACCGCGGTCGGGCTCGGGAGCGAGTGGGACCTGGGCGTCAAGGCGTTCAGCGGCACGGTGTCCGCTGCCGGCGACCCGGCCGAACTGGCTCAGGCGGCCTTCGGGCAGGGGCAGACCGCGGTCAGCCCGATCGCCATGGCCGGCGCGACAGCGGCGGTCGCACGCGGCCGGTTCCTCCAGCCCCGGCTGGTGCTCGACCCGGCTCCGGCCGAGCCCGCCGCTGACGGCGCCGCCCTCGACAAGGATGCCGTCAGCGCCCTGAAGCGGCTGATGCGCGAGGTGGTCACATCAGGCACGGGCCGCGGGCTGAACAACGTCGAGGGCGGTCCGGTCTTCGGCAAGACCGGCAGCGCCGAGTTCGACAACTCCTCGACCGAGACCCATGCCTGGTTCGTTGGCTGGCAAGGTGACATCGCCTTCGCCGTCCTCGTGGAGAACGGTGGCGCCGGTGCCGAGACCGCTGTGCCGATCGTGCGCCGCTTCCTGACCGGACTGAACGGCTGA
- a CDS encoding trimeric intracellular cation channel family protein: MPFQVALWIELLAAGLGGLQGALFAAGERHRRIDLLGVIVIGLAVSLGGSLLRDIVLNQPPVVIWQNWYLVVAGGAAVLGMVLQPLLARVDWLITVLDAVVMGLFGAIAASKALSLGVGAAGALVVGVIGAIGGGMLRDLILSRPISFLRVGTLYAVAAGAGAAALIVLVTVGTPIPMAGLVCLAVTTVVRLGAVRFGWTFPEQWNPALRRAKGTEAV, encoded by the coding sequence ATGCCGTTCCAAGTTGCGCTGTGGATCGAGTTGCTCGCCGCCGGGCTCGGCGGCCTGCAAGGTGCGCTGTTCGCCGCGGGGGAGAGACACCGTCGCATCGATCTGCTCGGCGTCATCGTCATCGGGCTCGCCGTTTCGCTCGGCGGCAGCCTGCTGCGCGACATCGTGCTCAACCAGCCGCCCGTTGTGATCTGGCAGAACTGGTACCTCGTGGTGGCCGGCGGCGCGGCCGTGCTGGGTATGGTGCTGCAACCGTTGCTCGCTCGCGTCGACTGGCTGATCACGGTGCTGGACGCGGTGGTGATGGGACTGTTCGGGGCGATCGCCGCCTCGAAGGCGCTGTCGCTCGGCGTCGGCGCGGCCGGGGCGCTGGTCGTCGGCGTCATCGGTGCGATCGGCGGCGGCATGCTGCGCGACCTCATCCTGAGCCGGCCGATCTCTTTCCTGCGGGTCGGCACGTTGTACGCCGTGGCTGCCGGGGCCGGGGCAGCCGCCCTCATCGTGCTGGTCACCGTGGGCACACCGATCCCGATGGCCGGCCTCGTCTGTCTCGCCGTCACCACGGTCGTCCGGCTGGGCGCCGTACGATTCGGCTGGACCTTTCCTGAGCAGTGGAACCCGGCGTTGCGGCGGGCCAAGGGTACCGAGGCCGTCTGA